The sequence below is a genomic window from Mercenaria mercenaria strain notata chromosome 14, MADL_Memer_1, whole genome shotgun sequence.
caaaaagaattcaatgcccagagtgaggctcaaaccacATCGGTGAagaagcaagtgatttgaagtcagccgccttaaccactcggatagggcaataatttcaataaaaagcCGATCTCTAGAAGTCTAAACCAGCAAGGTATCATATTATACCAGGTTTATATAGGGCCCTTTCATGATAagcacgttcaaaggcactttacatagaaCAAGTCTGGTAATACAAAATACTTAAACTAATAAAAACAGAGCACTTTGATTTCGAAAAGTACTTTATAATACTATTTCAAAGAGGTGCATAAGCTGTAGTGAAGAAATGTTTCGAGAATCATAATCTAGTGGTAAGTTTAATACTTACAGATTTATTTCTGTCTGGGGAACTTCTGTCTGACATAAGCTTCCTGCGTTCAACAACTTCCTCATGTGTCAGTGGAAATCTGGACAGAACCTGGTTACCAgaaaatagagaaactgttaaaattatgtttaacACAGTGCTACAGTGCAGTCTGCTTTTAATGTTCGATATTCAgtagtaaattttcaatgaacacctctatgaaaataaatggtactccccaaattgaatgaaagaccagtccattttagaaatttagcagggtaaagattaaaaacagatactgtaaaatcatcaatattcgtCAATGGCATTTTGAAGAAATTCAATtggaaaatggaaataaaatttcagcattttcaacatatttaGAATACACAGAAAATGGCAAACCCATATCCTTTCCTTTATTGCTTTAAAGTAAGTTTCAGGATTTCATTACCTGACCATAATACATAATGCACAAACCTCTGAAAGCTTGACAACTCCTTTGTCTCTAATCTCATTGCTTGCAAGTGACAATGACAAAAGTGTCCTGTTCAATCTGAGTCCCTGAAATAAACAGCATTTGTCTTGTTAAATATCATTGTTTGCAAAAGTCAACAACAAAGTTAATTGTTCTGTTCGATCTAAGACCCTGAAATAGACAGATATTGTCTTGTTAAATCTCACTGCCTGCAAGCGACAATGACAAAAGTGTTCTGTTCAATTTGATTCCCTGAAATAAGCAGCACTTGTCCTGTTAAAGAGATtggactccagattttggctaaaaacgATCTTTCTCTAAATTCTTTAAAGTTTCATCATGAAcataacaaacaagaaatatctttaaaaatgatggtcggcgaattgtaataaggaaagaagtttatgaatttttcatctaacattcatctttcatctaacatttttcaaattgcaaaactaaacaccactctttaacaatttaaatggttctcttttaatttttcgcaaaggtttcgtagggttgcaattttgtttcgtttatccttagacgaataattacagcggtagtttgatgaagattcatgaagcggttcatgagaagaggtcattaaacgtgtttatatttttagctaaattggtccctatccccatttgtaacaaaatagcaggagaccttacgatattgttacacatcgagtttgataaaaatctattacattttaatggttaatgcgaagaaaggcatatctacttttagctatagtggtccgccctaatagggcccaagttcctatataaataaatttggaagaggaacttataatgatgctccagaccaagtatgacaaagatccaccaagctgttcataagacgctgtataaaggcatttctagttttagctctagcagcccctaaaaggggtcaaatgtcccagctgaacaaagctGGCTGCGGGCCTTTTAAGATGCTACAAAACAAGTTTGATttgaatacatgagaaaaaatcaattaaaggatttttttatttattatttttatttatttctaaaacaggcCAACTGATcctgctttaacaaatgcatattcgctattcatgaatctttggacaatgacgtcacacctataaaaaagtgaaggtcaagcaaaacatacaattgtaattacttcaatatttctgtttcataagcaaagtttgaccgtactcatatcacatagataaactgtatgcagcgtaccttcatttcagtgtaatgagattcagtcattatatagcatatatataataaaacagatttcaactgagttcaatatttgcataccatactaaagaaaaatattcatatataataaatcagttaaatactttataacaaatatatcaaagcaaacaagtactcattttaatatgcaatctgaataagtcacaaaagcaagaaaccttttcatatacagacgacaattattgtaacaaggaaaatcttttaaaaagcacttttctacataaaagactcttatcaaacccttattcatgtgatacgcagaccatattcagctctttctttaatttgatatatgttggtatttgaacaggtttttatcatatttattatacttacttatcattttgagatatatcaatattcttgctaaatatactgagccaaagttagctttaaaactgtgaacagtgtcgtttaggataaacgctttgtctacatttcactcagcgtagcacaatcaacagagtgaaagaaattgacactctcgtccaatcaggcagagtgttgcataaatcttccattttgataaattatctataatgcgttatcaagtagtttgatttgcaaactgaagtcacgtggcataggtaacgaaaacgaatttagacggtgTCGCCAAAaaactgccatttagttaaactCATTGCAAATGGCAATAATACTGACTGACAGCATGAGCCCTGCTACAAAGCTTTCTAAGAAAACTTGGAGGTGACCTTTCACAAGTTTCATGATTTCAACTCAATCAAGAAgattcaagttatttcaaattaccaGTATTTTCATTAACTAAAACCTCAACTGATAAAACAGAATTATTTCCCCTACCTGTGCAATTTCTTCCAATCCTTCCTCTCCGATTTTGTTATTACTCAAATTTAAAGTAAGAAGCTTTGTATTTGCACGTTTGGCACTACCAAGACATCGACCAATCATTTTTGCCCCTTTATTGGTAATTCCACAATGACGCAATGATAAATTCTGtacactgaagaaaaattaaaagaatgaagcaaatcattttaaaatttcataacagtacTTATTTCCATATTCAAAAAAAATGTGATTACATAGCATGCATATTTTAAAATTCACCCTTTACTATGCaggtagatattttttaaaaatacagaacAATTGATTAAACCATTTCACATGCCAGAAATGTAGCACAGTTAACTGCTGAAATTTAAGGtacatttaatgtatttgatTACCTCCTCTTAACTACACAGATGGGCAAGTCTATGAAGAATAAATTCAAAAGTGAAAATTCACTCGAGGGTtggttattaaacatttttatgttatcGCAGCGCTGATTCACATTAACCACTAAGTTTATACAGTAACGTTCCAGCTAATATTGGAAGGAAGGCCTCAGGTACCCTTAGCTAGGGGTAGATCTCAGGCCCTTGTAGACACATGGATCGATACTGTTTTTTCTTTCTGTACAAAGTTTCTCTGTaattctaaattgtttttttcttctaatttacTTTGGCCTAGATTAGGAATTTTTACCAGgtatttgcagaaaaaaatagaCATCTGAATTAGGAATATGACCTGGTGTCAGAATTAAATCAGCAAGAAAAACAACCTTAGAATCGTTACAGAATTGTTTGTGTGACTTACGGGCTCTCCTCTGTGATCAACTCAAACCAGTCTTCTTTTTCTGTAGCATTACCATCTAAAGTCACATTTCTGCAAACAACATGTGATACATATACAACACATTTTTTCAGCACAGGTCAGTTTTTCATGATGTTGTCAATGATGATTTACAAAGATttccctttttaacttttaaaagtatttataagCATGCCAAAAGCAAGCACTGCTTTTCTTTCACAAATACCATCTGTTATTATTATGTGAGTAAGAATATAAAGGTGGTACACTTTTTGGTGAAATATTATCAAGAATTTACCTATTTACCTGGAAAACATATAAGGTACATCTAatgtatctgattacctcccatTAACtacacagatatatatatatgtaactgtTGAACATAACAACTTTTTGTCaaccaaacatgcagaactacagTAATAAACATTTTCACAGGGGTTTtagtagtgatgggccgacaatcggcgacaatcgaataatcgtcggcgttgcattcatgagcgcgatcgccgacttccattttccctgaccaattaattacttggcacccttAACGGATAATTCAATTGTTTCTgatctttttctttctggtatttacggctctttggggcaattacgacaagggaaactactcttcgtaaaaatggcttcctccaaagtctcaAAAGAAATTGAGGTCATCTGTGATCACACAGATTTTGGAAGAtgtatggcttttacaaaattaagccgggaaaaccatcaacctaaacccttgacattagtatggcagtatgcatataGCATtccgtaagacttacgcaagcatattagcaaaggtattttcaatttttgattttgtgggattgaaatcattccagttgaacactaagaattaataaatcgttaatatatttttgctccaaataattttaatttaataacacaatatcactggataagtccctggtgaaactaagacgagtacctgatttgaagtttactatcttcacaaatattttactttgaaatttatgCTGTTGACTTACTcttgtttatgaagggatacaatagaaataggatatttgatgtctgtgtggttaatttcttaagtaatgacataaaacatacactgtgaggtgaacttatagatatgcaactagagtaatcgattatccgattatatccgattaatcgagttggttggcttgtccgattatgccgattaatcggttggcaaatctaaccgatttgcccatcactaggTTTTAGCTCTGATTAATCCACTTGAAAATTTCGACTTCCAGTATatcttattattacatactcatttataaactCCATTAATTTTCAATGGAATCTAAAACGTCACTATTTTTCCAAActgatgttcaaatttcatatccgGAGTGtaacgtcatttgtgacgtcagtttcgtGTATCtagtcgcgtttaaaagttcttcaacgacgatattttcagttttactcaggcTTAAGAACAAAGTCATGtcatgtatataataatttttagtatgaatatgtatgtaataaaattattacatttgcattgagaaatatgcacttgtcCTTTTgcagaataatattgcgctcctaaagtcacgCATTAtctccgctgcagaactcgtgcatatttctcgatacaaacctaataacctataattactaatatttgtacaaaataaatatgacaattttttaCTGACTTTATATTTGGACACTGCGGCAGAATCGTTGATAGTGTATGTAGCGTGTCATCATTTAATCCCGTGTTCCATaaactgaaatatcaaaatacagcAAAGTTAGTTAATATAATAAATCTGCATGTCGTTAATTATCCGAAAAATCAATTGtgcaaatgatgtaaaaatcAACCATGtttaacccataccctgctaaatttctgtaatgaatttgtccatctttcagttttggcagtaccattaactgaaaaaaggggtgcttaccaaaaagatactgactggatggaaaacagtgtagatcatgatctgcactggccgcaaaggcagaatcaattgtgttcagcatgataagggctaaaaCTATAGAACTGTCTTATACTTAGTCTTGTtctttttagaaaaacatttgtCTTTCATAGACCAGTAATGAGACAGATTTACATGATAGTTTTAAATTACGTAACAAAAGACGTATTACCCGCACCTGGACCATGTGAGGGacagtgaaatttaaataaacaCATTAATGTTGTTTACTTTTCCCATTATATTTCCTGTTATTTCTTTATTGCTGAATTTGATACAACAGACTGTGCAAACTAAGAGATAGTACTTATTTtaagcaataaaatctgtaaaaagatcttctggaagcaaagaatgcaactaagaagaataatagcagactcggtttgattgagtctgttcatgagaggtaatgaaatgtgcaacacctctcccgccccctagcaccggcttaaggggaactctattacacataatgttgaatggactccatgatcgcaaaggaccagaaaatataacaacactgaatccaagtacggggagactttttacagcaaCCACACgtacggcacttaaagattgctgttgtgatagttcataaaatctgtaaaaagatcctttggaggcaAAGAAGACAAATTTAAGTCTTCAAGAAGTATTGTTTTACACACTAAgagtatttcttaaaataaactatttttagttttaaaacaaggagcttgatgcccccggtagcatccttgtcgatacaaagcaacctaagtccaaaacgaggtcaagttcaaactgaggtcaggtgatgtctgaagatgaggaatggtcacaggttacatctacattagtatcaagtcattctagttaggggtattgatgctagacaaaacggtcccatttggttaacctcggacgaacggacggaagaaTGAATGGACAAACGAATGAAccgacggacaggacaatcactatatgcctcctgcatcagtagatgctgggggcataaaaaaaatcgTATGTGTATTTTACTTGATAGAGTGTAACTTTTCCATGGTTGGCCAGCACTGTTTAAATATATCCATCATGACTGTGTCAACTTTCCATCCTGTAACACAatgattatacattttatacagaaCATTTGGAAAAAGGCAAACTTGTGAAAGTATTTAACAAATGTTATACTTCCGAGTGAGAAACGTAAAAAGCACATGCCTCCCAATAATGCtacatttaaacataaaacatacttAGTATGAAATAAATTTCACTACAATTCACTGAAAGTAACTGACCAAAACCCTTTAATAGTCTTAGCatttcaatataaacaagagATTACTTCTGAATAAAGCGCATGTCTCTTAATATGACTTCATGAAACGGACATGCGATGCCTAGACAAAACACAAAGACATGTGTTGGGAGAAGTAGTACAGTGTTTGTGATACAAGTTAAGGGAAACAGAAAGGGAAATCTTTAATAGGTAAGGATGTTGTATGCAAGTTCACAAAGTCCTAACCTATGTAAAACACACTGACACATGAATTCACAAAGTTTTTAACCAAGttaagtatatatgtatatgagtAATACAACAGTTGCACTAAATATatagaaatttttttattactaaatCAAGAAAACATGACATATTGATCCGACAACATCAGTACTCAACATAACAGAGACCTTGAGAATGTAAACATGATAAAGATTTTTTGAGAAATTAATGTGTTAGAGACTGCAAACAGTAAAATATGGCATTTTCTATGattcaagggcacataactctcaACCAACTAATCTGATATGGCCCATATTTGGACCTAAAGGCATCACACTGGTATACATATTCtgcataaatattttttatcaggTTTAATGTctcatcgacacaattataggtcagacagcgactttccagcttatgGTGGTGTAGGAAGACCCCCTGTGCTCCTTCGTGCATTATTACAGACATGAGCAAACACCCTGGTAGAACCAGCGGCCCTCTGTaagtggatggcttcctcacatgacaaaTTTCTACACCCAAAGTGAGGTTTCAAACAACTTCTGTGAAAGActtgtgatttgaagtcagtggcTTTAACTCCTCTGCGACAGAGACCCTTTAATTTAATGGCAGTATCATTGTTTGCTTGGAATTAATTTCATGGATTTATGCAAcaataaaatccatgaaaataagtccccaacaaatattaatgacttcacagcattttaaacctttaccctgctaaatttctaaaatgggctagcccatctttcaatttgggcagtaccatttattattcaaaggggtgttcactgaaaatttactgactgaaaagcaaacagttcagaccaagatcagcatgcaagGCCACAAAtgcagaatcatttgccaccagcaggtaaaaggttaataaagaattttgatgacatttcacCTACACAAAGACCTAGTCTTCACCTAAgctaccacaaaaaaaaaaaaaagagaactgATAAGCTTACCTctgataaatatttcattgacTGTGTCAGGCTTATCCTGGTTATCCATTTCAACTTGTATTGATGGCTTGAAATATTCAAACTTGTCTTTAGTTGTGAAAGTTTTGGGCGGTGCATCTACAGGCTCTGAAATAGTttatataaagttaaaatgaGACAAACACAATGTTGGAAATAACTCTAGTTTAGTTTATAATTATCAACTGAAGGTTTCTTAAtcactttttatgaaaataaaacaacatgtaTTGCAGTCACAGAAAAGGCAAGGCACAGGGCATGGTTAGAAACCCGGTATCTCATGTTAAGCGGGGCTTATACCTCATAACAAGATTAAGAGAAAGTAAATAGAATATACATGAATGGAATGGTGCAAACACCAATGAAATGTTAGAACATTCAAGGAAAATGCGATATGtagcacacaaaaaaaaaaaaaaaagaaaacaaaaaaggtaatatatttaaacagccaagtttaagaaatttaatttttctatGTAAACATTTTAAGGTGTGTTTTGGTATGGATGGTCATAACCCATCCTGGTATGGTCAACACAAACCTATCACTTTTTAGCCAGATTTGCTTGGTTTCCAAAAACATTTCCTGTAAGATTATCTGTCTTTCTTTAAAACAactaaacatttgaaaaagaaatcaagCAACTAAATGTAAACATAACAAACAGTTTAACTATAACAGCCACTTACCATATATAAACTGAATTGAGTGAACTCTGCATTACTTTAGCAAAAGTATGTACATTTCCTACTCTGAACTAGAACCAAAATATGGGCCCAATGACTTATAATATCacaagaaaaaattaataaatattaagtttttttatcatttcaatttCTATTTCTGGCTATGGCAGCTATTTTGGGCAAATTTCAACAAAACTGACAAATActcattaaatgagccgtgccatgagaaaaccaacatagtggttttgtgaccagcatggatccagaccagcctgcacatccgcgcagtctgttcaggatccatgctgttcactttcaaagcctattgcagcgaacagcatggatcctgaccagactgcgcagatgcgcaggctggtctggatccatgctggtcgcaaagccactatgttggttttcccatggcgcggctcattaatgaTGCCATGTACTATATTTGTTGATAATCTTTTTAGCAGACTATCCAAATGAGGTTGGGTTTACGTATAAGACACTATTGTAAAATTTTGGTGGGAAGAGCATCAgtttgaaatgatttttaaaacatacaatttcgatataaaaattattctcaataaaaattgtatttcacTGACAAGGTCAtccttaaaaatattgtttttgctgCGCTCCAATTGCTCATAAATCTAATGTTGGCCTCTGAAAGCAAAATTTGTACAAGATCAAGATTTAATGTATTCCATAACCTTGGACATAATCCCTAGTCCATCGCAGAAATGGTTGAACCTCTGACATTGtcactttaacccttaccctgcaaatTTCTTAATAGAAcatggtccatctttcaatttggacagtaaccaCTTATATTCAAGGGGttctcactgaaaatttactgactgacatagcgaacagtgcagaccatatcGACTGCACGGTGgcagctgatcttggtctgcactgtcgcaaaggcagaatcaactgccgccagcaggctaagggttaataaaagaattatttcatcGTCATTCCTTGGGTAACTTCACCTTGCTCTGTCTGTAGTTTTAATTAACACTCTAATGattaaaattcttttaaacatCACCTATCCGCCTCTAAAATTTGGGCCTGAGCCCAGCAAATAAACAATGTATTAAGGACGGCCTAATTGTACTGTGTAAGATTTCAACAAGTAATACCTCCATCCTCTGCATTTTCCTCCTGTTCGGGTTCTGGTTGTGTGACTGATGGTTTACCTTTGTCCTTGCCCCCTTTTGCTGGACTGACTTCCTGTTGTACCACAGGAGCCGGCGGTCGTGGACGCATTATCACAGGTGGAATAAAGGTCATGTTGTTCCGGCGGCACAACTCGCTGAAGTCGGCTGAAAAGTTTCCCGTGCACACATGTGGTTCTGCAATATCAAAACATTCAGCAGGTTTAGGACAACTgtcaaatcattaatattctattttttttgtggatttgatTTTCATAGTCAAgtaaatccacaaaattaaataacaacaaacaagtaaaattcccattcctTTTATTCCCATtccttttatattcaaaatttgaaatccacaaattcatatcccacAAAATAGCTGTTCTTGctttaacacttaccctgctaaatttctatagtgaacttgtccatctctAAATTTGAACAggaccattaactgtttaaaggggtgctaaCAAAatagttactgactgaatggcgaacagagcagatcatgatcagactgcatggatgtgcaggctgatcatgatctgcactggttgcaaaggcagaatcaatgatgttcagcatgataagggttaaaaccacaaaatttcacgTCCAGAAACTTaacatgatttcacagtaaacatCTACAAGGTAAAAGCTTAGGTCAGCGACTCAGTTAGTATGCTAATGTTCAACACATCAGACTGAAAGATCTATGAAAAACATATACTTGTGTATTATTGACCAGTTatgctaacaagagctgtccgtaagacagccaagctcgactattcgaaatattgtcacagaagcaggaaattatcacccaaaatgttaaatatcaaaagagttttaagttcgaaaggggacataatgtgaccaaaatacatatcagagttatgggacttgatgttatcaactagttttataaccccgaagaaacatgttaagtttcaattcaatatctgcattagttttggggatagtaacttgcatgttaaactttaaccacaattttctaagtccaaaagggggcataatttgctcaaaatacatgttaagagttatggaacttgacccagcgaggttggttattgaccttgaaaaagaataaataagtttcaaagctatatgccttttggtaatagctgtatgtacttgcacgcaaaactttaaccaggattttctaagtccaaaagggggcataatttggccaaaatacatgtcagagttatgggacttggtgctatcaactagttttataaccccgaagacacatgtgaagtttcaatttaatatctgtagtagttttggagatagttacttgcatgtaaaactttaaccagaattttctaagtccaaaagggggtataatttgcccaaaatacgtgtcagagttatgggacttgacccagtgaggtaggtaattgatctagaaaaagaaaaaataagtttcaaatctatatgccttttagtaatagctgtatgtacttgcacgcaaaactttaaccagaatttcctaagtccaaaagggggcataatttggccaaaatgaaggtcagagttatgggacttggtgctatcaactagttttataaccccgaagacacatgtgaagtttcaattcaatatctgcattagttttggagatagtaacttgcatgtaaaactttaaccagaattttctaagtccaaaagggggcataatttgctcaaaatacatgtcagagttatgggacttgacccagtgaggtaggtaattgatctagaaaaagaaaaaataagtttcaaatctatatgccttttagtaatagctgtatgtacttgcacgcaaaactttaaccagaatttcctaagtccaaaagggggcataatttggccaaaatgaaggtcagagttatgggacttggtgctatcaactagttttataaccccgaagacacatgtgaagtttcaattcaatatctgcattagttttggagatagtaacttgcatgtaaaactttaaccagaattttctaagtccaaaagggggcataatttgctcaaaatacatgtcagagttatgggacttgacccagagaggttggtaattgacctagaaaaagaataaataagtttcaaagctatatgcctttaaatgatagctgtatgtacttgcatgcaaaaacttaaccaaggtgtgacgccgacgccgacgccgacgccgatgccgacgccagggtgagtagaatagctagactattcttcga
It includes:
- the LOC123527191 gene encoding leucine-rich repeat-containing protein 71-like isoform X18 — translated: MPRSIRSARSNSICSVTSESGRGAKLDELLASRVKMGKKVEKGLNKEKNQSATSQDELDSNKALEPHVCTGNFSADFSELCRRNNMTFIPPVIMRPRPPAPVVQQEVSPAKGGKDKGKPSVTQPEPEQEENAEDGEPVDAPPKTFTTKDKFEYFKPSIQVEMDNQDKPDTVNEIFIRGWKVDTVMMDIFKQCWPTMEKLHSINLWNTGLNDDTLHTLSTILPQCPNIKNVTLDGNATEKEDWFELITEESPVQNLSLRHCGITNKGAKMIGRCLGSAKRANTKLLTLNLSNNKIGEEGLEEIAQGLRLNRTLLSLSLASNEIRDKGVVKLSEVLSRFPLTHEEVVERRKLMSDRSSPDRNKSPPLSRRADSKDRPGSVRSSTHQDKGGKKNEKPSAKAKKDGKGGKEEKEEKHEKTKGKKEKEDKAGAKKGVGANVGGRSSGASLAADAKGKGNKTKGKEKGGKPAQEQEPADSQDFINPLLEGADYIDGRLWVAGNRVLINLNLSRNEIGETGLEALLKAMQYQTTLCMENKSSGTGLMRLLVGKNKVRSSHELLQKITDIMLPKDPFYKPPPQTPEVNEA
- the LOC123527191 gene encoding leucine-rich repeat-containing protein 71-like isoform X21, which gives rise to MPRSIRSARSNSICSVTSESGRGAKLDELLASRVKMGKKVEKGLNKEKNQSATSQDELDSNKALEPHVCTGNFSADFSELCRRNNMTFIPPVIMRPRPPAPVVQQEVSPAKGGKDKGKPSVTQPEPEQEENAEDGEPVDAPPKTFTTKDKFEYFKPSIQVEMDNQDKPDTVNEIFIRGWKVDTVMMDIFKQCWPTMEKLHSINLWNTGLNDDTLHTLSTILPQCPNIKNVTLDGNATEKEDWFELITEESPVQNLSLRHCGITNKGAKMIGRCLGSAKRANTKLLTLNLSNNKIGEEGLEEIAQGLRLNRTLLSLSLASNEIRDKGVVKLSEVLSRFPLTHEEVVERRKLMSDRSSPDRNKSPPLSRRADSKDRPGSVRSSTHQDKGGKKNEKPSAKAKKDGKGGKEEKEEKHEKTKGKKEKEDKAGAKKAAAESQARRASLAADAKGKGNKTKGKEKGGKPAQEQEPADSQDFINPLLEGADYIDGRLWVAGNRVLINLNLSRNEIGETGLEALLKAMQYQTTLCMENKSSGTGLMRLLVGKNKVRSSHELLQKITDIMLPKDPFYKPPPQTPEVNEA
- the LOC123527191 gene encoding leucine-rich repeat-containing protein 71-like isoform X11 — translated: MPRSIRSARSNSICSVTSESGRGAKLDELLASRVKMGKKVEKGLNKEKNQSATSQDELDSNKALEPHVCTGNFSADFSELCRRNNMTFIPPVIMRPRPPAPVVQQEVSPAKGGKDKGKPSVTQPEPEQEENAEDGEPVDAPPKTFTTKDKFEYFKPSIQVEMDNQDKPDTVNEIFIRGWKVDTVMMDIFKQCWPTMEKLHSINLWNTGLNDDTLHTLSTILPQCPNIKNVTLDGNATEKEDWFELITEESPVQNLSLRHCGITNKGAKMIGRCLGSAKRANTKLLTLNLSNNKIGEEGLEEIAQGLRLNRTLLSLSLASNEIRDKGVVKLSEVLSRFPLTHEEVVERRKLMSDRSSPDRNKSPPLSRRADSKDRPGSVRSSTHQDKGGKKNEKPSAKAKKDGKGGKEEKEEKHEKTKGKKEKEDKAGAKKDHLKVPSHGHRPGSPGKHFDHGHHTSLAADAKGKGNKTKGKEKGGKPAQEQEPADSQDFINPLLEGADYIDGRLWVAGNRVLINLNLSRNEIGETGLEALLKAMQYQTTLCMENKSSGTGLMRLLVGKNKVRSSHELLQKITDIMLPKDPFYKPPPQTPEVNEA
- the LOC123527191 gene encoding leucine-rich repeat-containing protein 71-like isoform X15, which codes for MPRSIRSARSNSICSVTSESGRGAKLDELLASRVKMGKKVEKGLNKEKNQSATSQDELDSNKALEPHVCTGNFSADFSELCRRNNMTFIPPVIMRPRPPAPVVQQEVSPAKGGKDKGKPSVTQPEPEQEENAEDGEPVDAPPKTFTTKDKFEYFKPSIQVEMDNQDKPDTVNEIFIRGWKVDTVMMDIFKQCWPTMEKLHSINLWNTGLNDDTLHTLSTILPQCPNIKNVTLDGNATEKEDWFELITEESPVQNLSLRHCGITNKGAKMIGRCLGSAKRANTKLLTLNLSNNKIGEEGLEEIAQGLRLNRTLLSLSLASNEIRDKGVVKLSEVLSRFPLTHEEVVERRKLMSDRSSPDRNKSPPLSRRADSKDRPGSVRSSTHQDKGGKKNEKPSAKAKKDGKGGKEEKEEKHEKTKGKKEKEDKAGAKKAAAAESQARRGVGANVGGRSSGASLAADAKGKGNKTKGKEKGGKPAQEQEPADSQDFINPLLEGADYIDGRLWVAGNRVLINLNLSRNEIGETGLEALLKAMQYQTTLCMENKSSGTGLMRLLVGKNKVRSSHELLQKITDIMLPKDPFYKPPPQTPEVNEA
- the LOC123527191 gene encoding leucine-rich repeat-containing protein 71-like isoform X20, which gives rise to MPRSIRSARSNSICSVTSESGRGAKLDELLASRVKMGKKVEKGLNKEKNQSATSQDELDSNKALEPHVCTGNFSADFSELCRRNNMTFIPPVIMRPRPPAPVVQQEVSPAKGGKDKGKPSVTQPEPEQEENAEDGEPVDAPPKTFTTKDKFEYFKPSIQVEMDNQDKPDTVNEIFIRGWKVDTVMMDIFKQCWPTMEKLHSINLWNTGLNDDTLHTLSTILPQCPNIKNVTLDGNATEKEDWFELITEESPVQNLSLRHCGITNKGAKMIGRCLGSAKRANTKLLTLNLSNNKIGEEGLEEIAQGLRLNRTLLSLSLASNEIRDKGVVKLSEVLSRFPLTHEEVVERRKLMSDRSSPDRNKSPPLSRRADSKDRPGSVRSSTHQDKGGKKNEKPSAKAKKDGKGGKEEKEEKHEKTKGKKEKEDKAGAKKAAAAESQARRASLAADAKGKGNKTKGKEKGGKPAQEQEPADSQDFINPLLEGADYIDGRLWVAGNRVLINLNLSRNEIGETGLEALLKAMQYQTTLCMENKSSGTGLMRLLVGKNKVRSSHELLQKITDIMLPKDPFYKPPPQTPEVNEA